A window of the Xiashengella succiniciproducens genome harbors these coding sequences:
- a CDS encoding dCMP deaminase family protein: MDKRYLAMAAIWAQNSYCKRRQVGALLVKDKMIISDGYNGTPSGFENECEDENNITKPYVLHAEANAITKVARSNNSSEGATLYVTSSPCIECAKLIIQAGIVRVVYSDDYRVDDGIRLLKRAGIEVVRAE, from the coding sequence TTGGATAAACGATATCTTGCCATGGCAGCAATATGGGCTCAAAATTCATATTGCAAAAGGCGACAGGTTGGCGCTTTACTTGTAAAGGACAAGATGATAATCAGCGATGGTTATAATGGTACACCATCTGGGTTTGAGAATGAATGTGAGGACGAGAACAATATAACCAAGCCTTATGTTTTACATGCTGAAGCCAATGCTATAACCAAGGTTGCAAGGAGTAATAACAGTTCGGAAGGTGCTACCTTATATGTTACATCATCACCTTGTATAGAGTGTGCTAAGTTGATTATACAAGCCGGAATTGTGCGGGTTGTATATTCAGATGATTATCGTGTTGATGATGGTATAAGGCTTTTAAAGAGAGCCGGAATTGAGGTGGTAAGAGCAGAGTAA
- a CDS encoding outer membrane beta-barrel protein, with protein sequence MKRLLLSAVIAIALVGTIEAQTKFWVGGSFSISSSDHDPNKDHSFILMPEFGYRINDNWAVGGMLGFRSFTTETGDFEQKTNSTSIVPFARYYVGGVSMVRFFAQGSLPMIFYGGDVSYNSVGLIASPGLEIAINEKWGFNMLMPPVLSLVNTDGNTDFYIGLNDGYNIEDYILKTSISFIYKF encoded by the coding sequence ATGAAAAGGCTTTTATTAAGTGCAGTCATAGCAATTGCTTTGGTGGGAACCATTGAAGCTCAGACTAAATTCTGGGTAGGTGGCTCCTTTAGCATTTCATCATCAGACCATGATCCAAACAAGGATCATAGTTTTATTCTAATGCCTGAATTTGGTTACAGGATTAACGACAACTGGGCTGTAGGAGGTATGCTTGGGTTTAGATCATTCACGACAGAGACAGGAGACTTTGAGCAAAAAACAAACTCTACTTCAATAGTGCCTTTTGCCAGGTACTATGTTGGTGGTGTATCAATGGTACGTTTCTTTGCTCAGGGCAGTCTGCCAATGATATTTTATGGCGGTGATGTCTCATACAACTCAGTGGGTCTGATTGCCAGCCCCGGATTGGAAATAGCTATAAACGAAAAATGGGGCTTCAATATGTTAATGCCTCCGGTACTTTCGTTAGTTAATACCGATGGTAATACAGACTTTTATATTGGCCTCAACGACGGTTACAATATTGAGGATTATATACTCAAAACCTCAATCAGCTTCATCTATAAATTTTAG
- a CDS encoding glycoside hydrolase family 3 C-terminal domain-containing protein, producing MKQRIVCLLLGLSGCFLPIQAQNIPVYLDESKTIEERVEDALSRMTIEEKIALLHAQSKFSSAGVPRLGIPEVWMTDGPHGIRPEVLWDEWAQAGWTNDSCTAFPALTALAATWNPELAMNYGKAIGEEARYRKKTVLLGPGVNIYRTPLNGRNFEYMGEDPYLASRMVVPYVVGVQSNGVAACVKHFALNNQETERGTIDVVADERALREIYLPAFKAAVQEGQVWAIMGAYNKYLGEHCSHNAYLLKKILREEWGFNGVVISDWGGVHDTREAIFNGLDMEFGTWTGGDDWSNSDSYSQYFLANPYLELIKAGEVGTAELDEKARNVLRLIFRTEMNRNRPWGKFVSEDHSKTAWEIATESIVLLKNNGNLLPIDVSKANKIAIIGENAIKKMTVGGGSSSLKAQYEILPLEGLRKYLEPQVEVVYARGYVGDVSTEFDNVSTGQDLRDNRSPEELLKEALVVAKDADYVIFIGGLNKSHEQDSEGADRKSMDLPYGQDKLISELAKVNPNLIVVNISGNAVTMPWVNEVPAIVQAWFLGSEAGHAIASVLCGEVNPSGKLPFTFPVKLKDNAAHSLGAYPGNDGKVEYKESILVGYRWHDTKKIKPLFGFGHGLSYTTFEYGKAQLSSSTLSRHEQIICSVEVTNTGNKPGYETVQLYISDLKSSLQRPLKELKAFRKLMLNPGETKTIEFAIDNEMLQFYDDTKSAWVSEDGSFEILIGSSSTDIRTKAKFNLK from the coding sequence ATGAAACAAAGAATAGTGTGCCTGCTACTAGGCCTGAGCGGTTGCTTTTTACCAATTCAAGCTCAGAATATTCCGGTATATCTGGATGAATCCAAAACAATTGAAGAAAGAGTTGAGGATGCTCTGTCAAGAATGACCATAGAGGAGAAAATTGCATTGTTGCACGCTCAATCCAAGTTCAGTTCCGCAGGAGTACCCCGCCTAGGTATTCCCGAGGTATGGATGACAGACGGGCCTCATGGCATACGACCTGAAGTCCTATGGGATGAATGGGCACAAGCAGGATGGACAAATGACTCATGTACCGCCTTCCCGGCTCTAACAGCCCTTGCTGCAACATGGAACCCTGAGTTGGCAATGAACTATGGGAAAGCTATCGGAGAAGAAGCCAGATACAGGAAGAAAACCGTGCTTCTTGGTCCAGGCGTAAATATTTACAGAACCCCTCTCAATGGCAGAAACTTCGAATACATGGGTGAGGACCCTTACCTGGCCTCCAGAATGGTAGTGCCTTACGTAGTAGGGGTACAATCCAATGGTGTTGCTGCTTGTGTTAAGCACTTCGCCCTCAATAATCAGGAGACAGAAAGAGGCACTATCGATGTAGTAGCTGATGAGCGTGCATTGCGAGAGATATATCTGCCCGCTTTCAAAGCAGCTGTTCAGGAAGGACAGGTATGGGCAATCATGGGTGCTTATAACAAATACCTTGGAGAACATTGTTCACACAACGCATATCTATTAAAAAAGATACTTAGAGAAGAGTGGGGCTTCAACGGAGTTGTAATTTCTGACTGGGGAGGAGTGCACGATACCAGAGAAGCAATTTTCAATGGACTGGATATGGAGTTTGGTACCTGGACTGGAGGAGATGACTGGAGTAACTCTGATTCCTATAGTCAATACTTCCTGGCGAATCCTTATCTTGAACTGATTAAAGCAGGAGAAGTTGGCACAGCAGAACTTGATGAAAAAGCAAGGAATGTGCTTCGTCTAATATTCCGCACCGAAATGAACCGAAATCGTCCTTGGGGAAAGTTTGTTAGCGAAGATCACTCCAAAACTGCATGGGAAATAGCAACTGAAAGTATTGTACTACTCAAGAACAATGGAAATCTTCTCCCTATAGATGTAAGCAAGGCAAATAAAATAGCCATTATTGGAGAGAACGCTATTAAGAAGATGACTGTTGGAGGAGGAAGCTCCTCTCTCAAAGCACAATACGAAATTCTCCCACTTGAAGGTCTGCGCAAATACCTTGAGCCGCAGGTCGAGGTAGTATATGCAAGGGGTTATGTAGGAGATGTCAGTACCGAATTTGACAATGTCTCTACCGGACAGGATCTGAGAGATAACCGATCACCAGAAGAGTTACTCAAGGAAGCTCTTGTTGTTGCAAAAGATGCTGACTACGTAATCTTCATTGGAGGATTAAACAAAAGCCATGAACAGGACTCTGAAGGTGCAGACAGAAAGTCCATGGATCTTCCTTATGGTCAGGATAAGTTAATCAGTGAATTAGCAAAAGTAAATCCCAACCTTATAGTTGTAAATATCTCAGGAAATGCTGTTACCATGCCGTGGGTGAACGAAGTTCCGGCTATTGTCCAGGCCTGGTTTCTTGGATCTGAAGCAGGACATGCAATTGCTTCAGTGCTTTGTGGGGAAGTTAATCCATCTGGAAAGCTTCCATTTACCTTCCCTGTAAAACTTAAGGACAATGCTGCTCATTCTCTTGGAGCATATCCTGGAAATGACGGTAAAGTTGAATACAAAGAAAGTATCCTCGTTGGATACCGTTGGCATGATACTAAGAAGATAAAGCCTCTCTTTGGCTTCGGCCACGGCCTCAGCTACACTACCTTTGAATACGGCAAGGCCCAACTCTCTAGTTCAACATTGAGCAGACATGAACAGATAATTTGCTCAGTTGAAGTAACAAATACAGGAAATAAGCCCGGTTATGAAACAGTTCAACTCTATATTTCAGATCTGAAATCGTCGCTGCAAAGACCATTAAAAGAACTAAAGGCATTCAGGAAGCTTATGCTTAATCCGGGAGAAACAAAAACTATTGAGTTTGCTATAGACAATGAGATGCTACAGTTCTATGATGATACCAAATCAGCATGGGTGTCAGAAGATGGATCTTTTGAAATCTTAATTGGTTCTTCCTCAACGGATATAAGAACCAAAGCTAAATTCAACCTTAAATAG
- the pbpC gene encoding penicillin-binding protein 1C — MSKRRKYILSTLAIGVLIFFFLPVVKFNVTYSTVLSDRNNHLLAAHIAEDEQWRFPPADSVPEKFRIAIIHFEDEYFKYHPGVNPISLSKALIRNVKQGKIVSGGSTITMQVIRLANPAPRTIANKIKEIILAIRMEASLSKDSILALYAAHAPFGGNTVGLEAASYRYFNRPSHELTWAETATLAVLPNSPSLVHLGRSTDTLRQKRDRLLNKLFNKGLISETELQLALLEELPEQPGPMPNLCPHLLDYHIIRHRGKHIQLSIDSELQHLASSIVERHSKALQNNEIYNAAAIIASVETGEVLAYVGNSNGTQKDKGYKVDIIRSSRSSGSVLKPFLYAVSLQDGLILPTSLLPDIPTYYKNYIPRNYSKSYDGAVHADRALARSLNIPFVRLLNDYDGNRFVSDLTKLGFTTINKPYSHYGLSLILGGSEVTLWDLAGSFASMRRTLNQYIEHDGMYPTSSFHPLRLQQSKPQAGKELFTNTPPVLGASAIYFTLKALTSVERPPEESGWEHFGSSGQIAWKTGTSFGYRDAWGVGVSSDFVVAVWVGNASGEGRPGIIGGSAAGPILFELFSLLPSNSALPIPHDDLDEVMVCPQSGERAGPYCTDAVARLVPKTIKKSHPCSYHKLVHLSPDGRYRSNLEIEDGALLITKSYFILPPVIEWYYRKINPSYQILPPFKPGFESSDDYNGMELIYPPHNTTVLIPRDLNGNLSRMVIKAVHRREDETIYWHLNGKYLGSTTGIHEIEILPERGIQRLSLVDSRGKRIQRSFICADDLTGKEKTIN; from the coding sequence ATGAGCAAAAGGCGTAAATATATATTGAGCACTCTGGCAATAGGAGTGCTCATATTTTTTTTTCTTCCTGTTGTGAAGTTTAATGTAACCTATTCAACCGTATTAAGTGACCGTAATAACCATCTGCTTGCTGCTCATATTGCTGAGGATGAGCAATGGCGATTCCCCCCTGCTGATTCTGTTCCCGAAAAATTCAGGATTGCCATCATCCATTTTGAGGACGAATATTTTAAATATCATCCAGGCGTTAATCCCATATCATTGTCAAAAGCATTGATAAGAAATGTCAAACAAGGAAAAATTGTAAGCGGGGGAAGTACTATAACAATGCAGGTCATTCGTCTTGCAAATCCGGCACCAAGAACTATAGCAAATAAAATTAAGGAAATAATACTTGCTATTCGAATGGAGGCATCCCTTAGCAAGGATTCTATACTTGCACTTTACGCTGCTCATGCTCCTTTCGGCGGGAATACTGTTGGACTTGAAGCTGCCTCATACCGCTACTTCAACAGACCATCACACGAACTTACATGGGCAGAGACAGCAACGCTGGCAGTCTTACCCAACTCCCCCTCCTTGGTTCACCTTGGAAGAAGCACTGATACTCTCCGCCAAAAGCGTGACCGATTGCTAAACAAGCTATTCAATAAAGGTTTGATATCTGAAACTGAGTTACAGCTGGCATTGCTTGAAGAATTACCAGAGCAACCAGGACCTATGCCAAACCTCTGTCCCCACCTATTGGATTATCATATTATCAGACACAGAGGCAAACACATACAGCTTTCAATTGATAGTGAACTTCAGCACCTGGCATCTTCAATTGTAGAAAGACATAGCAAAGCTCTTCAAAACAATGAGATATACAATGCTGCTGCAATTATAGCTTCTGTTGAGACTGGGGAAGTTCTTGCCTATGTAGGCAATAGTAATGGCACCCAGAAGGACAAAGGTTATAAAGTTGATATTATCAGATCATCAAGAAGTTCAGGCAGTGTATTAAAACCTTTTCTTTATGCAGTTTCCCTTCAGGACGGTCTGATACTTCCTACCTCTTTGCTGCCTGATATCCCTACCTATTACAAGAACTACATACCCCGTAATTATAGCAAGAGTTACGATGGTGCTGTACATGCCGACAGAGCATTGGCCAGATCTCTAAACATCCCATTTGTAAGATTGCTGAATGATTACGATGGGAATCGCTTCGTTAGTGACCTTACTAAACTGGGTTTCACTACAATAAACAAGCCTTATTCACATTATGGTTTAAGCCTGATCCTGGGCGGCAGTGAAGTCACATTATGGGACCTTGCCGGAAGTTTTGCATCAATGCGACGAACACTAAATCAGTACATAGAGCACGATGGGATGTATCCGACTTCATCCTTTCATCCACTTAGACTACAGCAAAGCAAACCGCAGGCTGGCAAGGAATTATTTACAAACACTCCTCCTGTCCTAGGTGCTTCAGCTATATACTTTACCCTAAAGGCCCTAACCAGTGTAGAGCGACCTCCTGAAGAATCCGGGTGGGAGCATTTTGGATCTTCAGGACAGATCGCATGGAAAACAGGAACAAGTTTTGGCTACAGAGATGCTTGGGGTGTTGGGGTGTCATCTGATTTTGTAGTTGCTGTATGGGTTGGAAATGCTTCGGGAGAAGGACGTCCCGGAATAATTGGAGGAAGTGCTGCTGGCCCTATTCTTTTTGAGCTATTCTCGCTCCTTCCGTCTAACTCAGCATTACCGATACCACACGATGATTTGGATGAAGTTATGGTATGCCCCCAGTCAGGAGAAAGAGCCGGACCCTATTGCACCGATGCTGTTGCAAGACTAGTGCCCAAAACTATCAAGAAGTCGCATCCATGCTCCTACCACAAACTGGTTCACCTGAGTCCTGACGGAAGATATCGCAGCAACCTAGAAATAGAAGACGGAGCACTATTAATTACAAAGAGTTATTTTATTCTGCCTCCTGTTATTGAATGGTATTACAGAAAAATAAACCCATCATATCAGATCCTGCCACCCTTCAAGCCAGGCTTTGAATCATCTGATGATTACAACGGGATGGAATTGATTTATCCACCACATAATACTACAGTTTTGATCCCACGTGATCTAAACGGAAATTTGAGCCGGATGGTGATTAAAGCAGTACACAGGCGGGAAGACGAAACTATTTACTGGCATCTTAATGGGAAATATCTGGGAAGCACAACAGGCATACATGAAATTGAAATACTTCCAGAAAGAGGCATACAGCGTCTTAGTCTGGTGGACAGCAGAGGGAAACGAATCCAAAGAAGCTTTATCTGCGCAGATGACTTAACAGGCAAAGAAAAGACTATTAATTAA
- a CDS encoding S41 family peptidase produces MASKGGINRMGWLTGILAVAVISIGLISATTDRRNFEVVKNLDIFYALFHELNTIYVDETEPAKLVKTGIDAMLSSLDPYTSYIPEEDQEDFRFMTTGEYAGIGALITKRGEWVLISEPYEGMPAQVAGLKAGDKIIKIDGASMRNKETSEVSEKLKGAAGTTVIITVLRPGIEKELEISIKRQVIQINPVPYFGMINDNTGLIILNNFTQNCADEVEKAINELKKSGNLKGLILDLRGNPGGLMDEAVKVANLFLPRSSEVVSTKGKVSQWDKTYRAPREPLDTITPLAVLINRSSASASEIVAGALQDHDRALIIGQRSFGKGLVQTTRALPYNSSLKVTTAKYYIPSGRCIQAVDYAKRNEDGSVGLIPDSLMKEFKTKGGRTVLDGGGISPDITMEQEQYSNITIALLMQQTIFDFSTQYASKKETLPAPDSFYVDDNLFQEFVDYVLSLDSFRFESETNDLLNKLKDAAKKEGKFEDAKNTFEELEKVLKPDVRHALLNARENINPLLGSEIVRRYYHEKGSIVYSLKFDKELSTAVKALQDVEKYKGMLNGTILTHAGDRRYNN; encoded by the coding sequence ATGGCAAGTAAAGGAGGAATAAACAGGATGGGTTGGCTTACAGGCATTCTCGCGGTAGCCGTAATTTCCATAGGATTGATATCAGCCACGACTGATCGTCGTAATTTTGAAGTGGTCAAGAATCTGGATATATTCTATGCCCTGTTTCACGAACTGAATACAATCTATGTTGATGAAACAGAACCTGCGAAACTGGTAAAGACAGGCATTGATGCGATGCTTTCATCTCTGGACCCATATACAAGCTATATCCCTGAAGAAGACCAGGAAGATTTCAGGTTTATGACAACAGGAGAATATGCAGGTATTGGAGCTCTTATTACCAAAAGAGGCGAATGGGTATTGATTTCAGAGCCATATGAAGGAATGCCTGCACAAGTTGCCGGCCTTAAAGCCGGCGATAAAATAATTAAGATCGACGGTGCTTCAATGCGCAATAAGGAGACCTCAGAGGTAAGTGAGAAACTCAAGGGTGCTGCAGGAACCACGGTTATTATTACTGTTCTCAGACCGGGAATTGAGAAAGAACTGGAGATCAGCATTAAAAGACAGGTAATCCAAATCAACCCTGTTCCATATTTTGGAATGATAAATGATAATACCGGCCTTATCATACTTAACAATTTCACTCAAAACTGTGCGGATGAGGTAGAAAAGGCTATAAATGAACTCAAGAAGAGTGGTAATCTAAAGGGTCTCATTCTTGACTTGCGTGGCAATCCGGGGGGACTAATGGACGAAGCAGTAAAGGTAGCAAACCTCTTCCTGCCACGTAGCAGTGAGGTTGTCAGTACTAAGGGCAAAGTTTCTCAGTGGGACAAGACCTACAGGGCTCCACGTGAACCCCTGGATACAATCACTCCTCTTGCAGTACTTATAAACAGGTCATCGGCTTCGGCTTCTGAAATTGTAGCCGGAGCTTTGCAGGATCACGACCGTGCTCTGATTATTGGCCAAAGATCCTTTGGTAAAGGACTGGTACAGACCACTCGTGCCCTTCCATACAACTCAAGTCTAAAAGTGACTACAGCAAAATACTATATTCCAAGCGGAAGATGTATTCAGGCTGTTGACTATGCTAAGAGGAATGAGGACGGAAGTGTTGGTCTGATTCCTGACTCTCTGATGAAGGAGTTTAAGACAAAGGGTGGAAGAACCGTTCTCGATGGTGGTGGTATTTCACCAGACATTACTATGGAACAGGAGCAATATTCAAATATTACAATTGCACTCCTGATGCAACAAACCATATTTGATTTCTCAACACAGTACGCTTCAAAAAAGGAAACACTTCCAGCTCCCGATTCATTTTATGTTGATGATAACCTATTTCAGGAGTTTGTAGACTATGTGCTTTCTCTCGACAGCTTTAGGTTTGAATCAGAGACAAATGACCTACTCAACAAACTGAAGGATGCGGCAAAGAAAGAAGGAAAATTTGAAGATGCTAAAAATACCTTTGAGGAACTTGAAAAGGTCCTGAAACCCGATGTTAGGCATGCCCTGTTGAATGCAAGAGAAAATATTAATCCACTACTTGGATCTGAAATAGTACGCAGGTACTATCATGAAAAGGGCTCGATTGTTTACAGCCTTAAATTTGATAAGGAACTATCCACTGCTGTAAAAGCTTTGCAGGATGTAGAAAAATACAAAGGTATGCTCAATGGCACAATATTAACACATGCCGGAGACAGAAGATACAATAATTAG
- a CDS encoding DUF456 domain-containing protein, which produces MDVFLLILGIILLLVGLVGCVVPFIPGPPLGFLALLALHFTSWVQFSSKLLWIAAILAVVVTLLDYVVPAWGTKKFGGSKAGVWGASLGLVVGLFLGPAGIVLGPFAGALVGELLVKANGSQALRSAFGAVIGLFAGVLLKLVVCGLYIWWFARELYVAF; this is translated from the coding sequence ATGGATGTTTTTCTTTTGATATTAGGGATTATACTATTGCTTGTCGGATTGGTCGGATGTGTTGTCCCCTTTATACCAGGACCGCCTTTGGGCTTTCTTGCATTGCTTGCACTTCATTTTACAAGTTGGGTACAATTTAGTTCTAAGCTGCTTTGGATAGCTGCAATACTTGCTGTAGTAGTAACACTGCTTGACTATGTTGTCCCAGCATGGGGAACGAAGAAGTTTGGTGGATCAAAAGCCGGTGTCTGGGGTGCCAGTTTGGGCCTTGTGGTAGGTTTGTTTCTCGGCCCTGCCGGGATAGTACTTGGTCCCTTTGCCGGTGCCTTGGTAGGAGAACTACTTGTAAAGGCAAATGGCAGTCAGGCTTTACGCTCTGCCTTTGGTGCTGTTATCGGACTCTTTGCTGGTGTGCTATTAAAACTGGTAGTCTGTGGTTTATATATCTGGTGGTTTGCTAGAGAACTTTATGTAGCTTTTTGA
- the polA gene encoding DNA polymerase I: MTDTKKNLYLLDAYALIYRAYYAFIRAPRINSKGLNTSAIYGFTNTLLDIINNQHPTHLAVVIDYPGPGFRDELYPDYKANREAAPEDIKRAVPYIERILEAMNISMLQAEGYEADDLIGTLATRASKEGFMTYMVTSDKDFGQLVKENVKILKPRTGTRDTEIWGPEEVKSHYNVPDPINIIDLLALWGDSADNVPGCPGIGEKRAMEIIGKYGTVENVYKNIGDFKGKVQSNLIEFKDQVELARTLVTIVTDVPFEVDLDSLALKSPDMEKLRAIMEELEFKALMDRLASVPKPKPSSSAQGSLFGEEELQAVTVSDNFNTVDDIEHDYRLIEGEEEIDGLVKQLLAMDSFCFDTETTGLDVRESSLLGMSFCFEEGKACYVALPGSRNDVLVILEKFRPVFEKEGVEKIGHNIKFDALMLRQYGIELRGPYFDTMVAHHLLFPGQRHNMDYLAEVYLKYRPIPIESLIGERGKNQGNMRDVPVDKVTVYASEDADVTFRLKKIFQKELEKEGLLGFFRNVEMPLSAVLADMEYNGVSLNVDDLKESGKELEKRLAELEAEIIEMAGREFNVNSPRQVGEILFDVLKIDSKASKTKSGQYSTNEENLQKLRDKHPIINKILEQRGLKKLLSTYVETLPTMVDKKTGRLHTTYNQALVVTGRLSSINPNLQNIPIRDDEGREIRRAFTASDSNHVFLSADYSQVELRLMAHLSGDTELVNAFLRGEDIHTATASKIFKVSTDEVTSAMRRKAKTANFGIIYGISAFGLSERLNIPRSESKAIIDGYFDSFKGVKDYMEECIRMAREKGYVSTIFGRRRYLPDINSKNAVVRGVAERNAINAPIQGTAADLIKMAMVDIHKKLKEGRYKTRMILQVHDELNFDVPVEELDAVKALVKSSMESVCKLKVPLIVDLGVGNNWLEAH, from the coding sequence ATGACTGATACGAAAAAGAATCTTTATTTATTGGATGCTTATGCTTTGATATACAGAGCCTATTATGCATTCATCAGAGCACCGAGGATCAATTCCAAGGGGCTTAACACTTCTGCAATTTACGGATTTACAAATACTTTGCTTGACATAATCAACAATCAGCATCCCACTCACCTTGCTGTAGTGATTGACTATCCCGGACCTGGCTTCCGTGATGAGCTTTACCCTGATTATAAAGCAAACAGAGAGGCGGCACCTGAAGATATTAAACGGGCTGTTCCCTATATTGAAAGAATACTTGAAGCAATGAACATATCTATGCTTCAGGCAGAGGGTTATGAAGCAGATGACCTAATTGGTACCCTTGCCACCAGGGCTTCTAAGGAAGGCTTTATGACATATATGGTTACTTCAGATAAGGATTTTGGACAACTTGTTAAAGAGAATGTTAAAATACTGAAGCCGAGAACAGGGACCAGGGATACTGAAATATGGGGCCCGGAGGAAGTAAAGAGCCATTACAATGTACCTGACCCGATCAATATTATTGATCTGCTTGCGCTTTGGGGTGACAGTGCTGATAATGTGCCTGGCTGCCCCGGTATCGGAGAGAAGAGGGCAATGGAGATAATCGGAAAGTACGGTACTGTTGAGAATGTTTATAAGAATATCGGGGATTTTAAGGGTAAGGTGCAGTCCAACCTTATTGAGTTTAAGGACCAGGTTGAGTTGGCTCGAACACTCGTTACAATTGTAACAGATGTTCCTTTTGAAGTTGACCTGGATAGTCTGGCACTGAAGAGCCCGGATATGGAGAAACTTAGAGCAATAATGGAAGAACTGGAGTTTAAGGCATTGATGGACAGGTTAGCTTCTGTGCCAAAGCCAAAGCCTTCATCTTCAGCGCAGGGAAGCTTGTTTGGCGAAGAAGAACTTCAAGCAGTTACTGTTTCCGATAACTTCAATACTGTTGATGATATTGAACATGATTACAGGTTGATAGAAGGCGAGGAGGAGATAGATGGATTGGTGAAGCAATTGCTTGCGATGGATTCTTTCTGTTTTGATACTGAGACCACTGGTCTTGATGTAAGGGAAAGCTCGTTGCTTGGTATGTCGTTCTGCTTTGAAGAGGGTAAGGCTTGTTATGTTGCATTGCCTGGTTCAAGGAATGATGTTCTTGTTATTCTTGAAAAATTCAGACCTGTGTTTGAAAAGGAGGGTGTAGAGAAAATAGGGCACAATATTAAGTTTGATGCCCTTATGCTCAGGCAGTATGGTATCGAACTCAGGGGTCCTTACTTTGACACCATGGTTGCCCATCACCTGTTGTTTCCTGGACAGCGCCACAATATGGACTACCTTGCCGAAGTTTATCTTAAATATCGTCCTATACCAATCGAGTCGCTGATAGGAGAGAGAGGAAAGAACCAGGGTAATATGAGAGATGTTCCTGTTGATAAGGTAACTGTCTATGCGTCAGAGGATGCTGATGTGACCTTCCGACTGAAGAAAATATTTCAGAAGGAGCTTGAAAAGGAAGGACTGCTTGGCTTTTTCAGAAACGTCGAGATGCCTCTCAGCGCGGTTCTCGCTGATATGGAGTATAATGGAGTTAGCCTGAATGTTGATGATCTCAAAGAGTCTGGTAAGGAGCTTGAGAAGAGGCTTGCCGAACTGGAGGCTGAGATTATAGAGATGGCTGGTCGTGAGTTTAATGTTAACAGCCCACGTCAGGTTGGTGAGATACTTTTTGATGTGCTTAAGATTGATTCAAAGGCGTCGAAGACTAAGTCGGGTCAATATTCGACCAACGAGGAGAATCTTCAAAAGTTGAGGGATAAACATCCAATTATAAATAAGATACTTGAACAGCGTGGATTAAAGAAGCTGCTGTCGACCTATGTCGAGACCCTACCTACCATGGTTGATAAGAAGACAGGGAGGCTGCATACAACCTATAATCAGGCCTTGGTAGTTACAGGACGCCTTAGCAGTATTAACCCCAATCTTCAGAATATTCCTATTCGCGATGATGAGGGCAGGGAGATCAGACGGGCTTTTACTGCAAGTGACTCAAACCATGTCTTCCTAAGTGCTGACTATTCACAGGTTGAACTTAGACTGATGGCTCATCTGAGTGGGGATACAGAACTTGTAAATGCTTTCTTGAGAGGAGAGGATATCCATACTGCAACCGCAAGTAAGATTTTCAAGGTAAGTACTGATGAAGTTACTTCCGCTATGAGGCGGAAGGCAAAAACAGCAAATTTTGGCATTATTTATGGCATTTCAGCCTTTGGACTGTCCGAGAGGTTAAATATTCCAAGGTCAGAGTCAAAAGCCATAATTGATGGTTATTTCGATAGTTTTAAAGGAGTGAAGGATTATATGGAGGAATGTATCAGGATGGCCAGGGAGAAGGGCTATGTAAGCACTATATTCGGAAGGAGAAGGTATCTGCCTGATATCAACTCAAAGAATGCAGTTGTGAGGGGAGTGGCAGAAAGAAATGCGATTAATGCACCAATCCAGGGTACAGCAGCCGACCTTATAAAGATGGCAATGGTGGATATTCACAAGAAGCTCAAGGAGGGAAGGTATAAGACTCGGATGATACTTCAGGTACATGACGAACTAAACTTTGATGTACCAGTTGAGGAACTTGATGCTGTAAAAGCTCTTGTAAAAAGCTCAATGGAGTCTGTGTGCAAGCTTAAAGTACCATTAATTGTAGATCTTGGTGTTGGAAATAACTGGCTTGAGGCGCATTAG